TAAAGCCGTAGTCTGCATCCATTGCGGCGTCGCTGTCGAAACAAAAACGGAACCTGCAACATCGGATTCGGGTGGTGCGGGATGGACATTGCTTGGTTGTTGTCTTCCGTTGGTCGGATTGATATTGTTCCTTGTTTGGAATGACAAAAAACCGAAAAATGCAAAAGCTGCCGGTATGGGGGCATTGATCGGTGTGATCCTTACGGTTCTGTACTATTTCTTCGTGGGATTAGCCGGTGTTGGTATGGGTCTGTAAGGTAGAGATCGTTGGGAAATTGGCTGTATAAATGGCTGCCGATCATATTTGGCTGCCATTGCAAAAAAGAGCGGTCTTTTCATTATAACGGAAAGCAATTTCCGATATGTGCCAGATGTACAGGTGAGCTTGCAGGTATCATCATTGGTATCGTGACATGGTATGCCTATCAAGTATCACTTACGATATCGCTCCTGTTGATGGTACCGATGGTCGCAGACGGCTTTGTGCAACTGCTGACTTCATACGAAAGCAACAATCGACGCAGATTCATGACAGGGTTGTTGTTTGGATACGGTCTGCTGGCGTTTTTTGTCATTACGACAGTCATGACATTTCAATTTGGCGTGGATATCGGAAGAAACTGGCACAGATAAGAATGAGAAACTGTTTATTGCACAGATGCAAGCGTTGATTGGCATATCGCAAACGATGGTCGCAACATAACGAAATGATGTAACAAAGAGAGGG
This DNA window, taken from Selenomonadales bacterium, encodes the following:
- a CDS encoding zinc ribbon domain-containing protein, with translation MKYCSNCGKEIDDKAVVCIHCGVAVETKTEPATSDSGGAGWTLLGCCLPLVGLILFLVWNDKKPKNAKAAGMGALIGVILTVLYYFFVGLAGVGMGL
- a CDS encoding DUF2085 domain-containing protein produces the protein MGNWLYKWLPIIFGCHCKKERSFHYNGKQFPICARCTGELAGIIIGIVTWYAYQVSLTISLLLMVPMVADGFVQLLTSYESNNRRRFMTGLLFGYGLLAFFVITTVMTFQFGVDIGRNWHR